The Listeria monocytogenes genome window below encodes:
- a CDS encoding FAD-dependent oxidoreductase, with translation MKFNSMFSPIDIGPMKVPNRFVVSPMCNNYANTDGTLSDTSLAYYKERALGGFGLITFEATVVDVRAKGGANKACLYSDHQIASFKRVIDVCHDAGAKISVQLQHAGPEGNSKVSGFPLKAASAIASAAGRNTPEAISREELYELIELYGEAALRAKKAGADAVEIHCAHGYLVSSFLSARTNKRVDEFGGCFENRMRLPRLIIESIRKRVGHSIAILCRINSTDGVEGGLSVQDSATVAAYLEDCGLDGLHVSRSVHIRDEYMWAPTVLHAGFSSDLVTQIKRAVSIPVITVGRFTEPHYAELMVREGRADLVAFGRQSLADPETPNKAAAGKLDELLPCIACLQGCVANMYAGKPITCLVNPLLGRESEAYLPKTPSKKVMVVGGGVGGLYAGWMAGSRGHDVTVYEASDMIGGQMRLAAYPPGKGDLTNMVRSYIKKCEQFDVEIKTNTPVTLELIQKVAPDAVIIATGATPLVLPIPGIEDAGLIHAVDLLDGKEKCGQKVLVVGGGMVGSETAAFLGEAGHDVTVVELRDEVGADVISEHRKFLMRDFDEYKIKSVTNAKVTSFFEDGVTYSLADNKEERIDGFDSVVLAMGSRAYNPLEEAIKAIVPETYVIGDAVRARRALDATKEALDAVLQL, from the coding sequence TTGAAATTTAATTCGATGTTTTCACCTATTGATATCGGGCCAATGAAAGTGCCCAACCGCTTTGTCGTATCGCCAATGTGTAACAACTATGCAAATACAGATGGAACTTTATCAGATACTTCCCTTGCTTACTATAAAGAACGAGCACTTGGAGGTTTTGGGCTTATTACTTTTGAAGCGACTGTTGTAGATGTGCGCGCAAAAGGCGGAGCAAATAAAGCTTGCTTGTATAGCGACCATCAAATTGCTAGTTTTAAACGAGTGATTGATGTCTGTCATGACGCTGGAGCAAAAATTTCTGTTCAATTACAGCACGCTGGACCAGAAGGTAATTCCAAAGTTTCTGGTTTCCCTTTAAAAGCAGCTTCGGCAATCGCCTCTGCTGCCGGACGAAACACACCAGAAGCCATTTCGAGAGAAGAACTTTATGAATTGATTGAGCTATACGGAGAAGCTGCTTTACGCGCAAAAAAAGCGGGTGCTGATGCGGTTGAAATTCACTGCGCACATGGTTATCTAGTAAGTAGTTTCTTATCCGCACGAACGAATAAACGTGTAGACGAGTTTGGTGGCTGTTTTGAAAACCGAATGCGATTACCACGTCTTATTATTGAAAGTATTCGTAAACGTGTTGGTCATTCTATCGCAATCCTTTGCCGAATTAATAGCACAGATGGTGTGGAAGGTGGACTCAGTGTTCAAGATAGCGCAACCGTCGCAGCTTATTTAGAAGATTGTGGTTTGGATGGTTTGCATGTTTCTCGAAGTGTCCATATTCGCGATGAATACATGTGGGCACCAACCGTCTTGCATGCTGGATTTAGCTCTGATCTTGTAACACAAATCAAACGCGCTGTTTCTATCCCAGTAATTACTGTGGGTCGTTTCACAGAGCCGCATTACGCGGAATTAATGGTTCGTGAAGGCCGCGCTGATTTGGTTGCTTTCGGGCGTCAATCTTTAGCAGATCCAGAAACACCAAATAAAGCTGCAGCAGGAAAACTAGACGAATTACTTCCTTGTATTGCTTGTCTTCAAGGTTGTGTGGCTAACATGTATGCCGGAAAACCAATTACTTGCCTAGTAAATCCGTTACTCGGACGTGAATCTGAAGCTTACTTACCAAAAACTCCAAGTAAAAAAGTGATGGTTGTTGGTGGCGGCGTTGGTGGACTTTATGCTGGATGGATGGCCGGATCTCGTGGTCATGATGTGACAGTTTATGAAGCATCCGATATGATTGGCGGTCAAATGCGTTTAGCTGCCTATCCTCCTGGTAAAGGCGACTTAACAAACATGGTTCGTAGTTACATTAAAAAATGTGAACAGTTTGATGTCGAAATTAAAACAAACACACCCGTTACATTAGAACTTATTCAAAAAGTTGCACCAGATGCTGTCATTATTGCAACTGGCGCCACTCCACTAGTTTTACCAATTCCAGGTATCGAGGATGCAGGATTGATTCATGCAGTCGACTTACTGGATGGAAAAGAGAAATGTGGTCAAAAAGTTCTTGTTGTAGGTGGCGGTATGGTTGGTAGTGAAACAGCTGCATTTTTAGGTGAGGCTGGTCATGATGTTACCGTGGTAGAACTTCGTGATGAAGTCGGGGCAGATGTCATTTCTGAGCACCGTAAGTTTCTTATGCGTGATTTCGATGAATATAAAATCAAAAGTGTTACTAATGCAAAAGTAACGAGTTTCTTTGAAGACGGAGTAACCTATTCCCTAGCTGACAACAAAGAAGAGCGGATCGATGGTTTTGACTCTGTGGTTCTAGCAATGGGATCAAGAGCCTATAATCCGCTAGAAGAAGCTATTAAGGCAATTGTACCGGAAACCTATGTTATCGGTGATGCTGTACGCGCACGCCGGGCACTTGATGCAACGAAAGAAGCACTTGACGCTGTATTACAATTATAA
- the aroE gene encoding shikimate dehydrogenase — MENRISGTTRLLGLIGTPIDHSKSPIMYNYSFQKAGLDYAYLAFDTPIQKVADTIKAIKTFNLRGANVTMPCKSEVLKHMDDLSPAARMIGAVNTIVNENGKLTGHITDGLGFIANLRDASVDVAGKKMTIIGAGGAATAIQVQCALDGAKEITIFNIKDAFYEKAKQTVASIKQEVPNCIVHIYDLNDTEKLNAEIATSDILVNATLVGMHPNEHETPINNTSVFRKELIVTDIIYNPKKTQLLLDAEAAGCKTVGGLGMLLWQGAEAYKLFTGKDMPVSEVRDLYFN; from the coding sequence ATGGAAAATAGAATTTCAGGAACGACTAGGCTTCTTGGCTTAATTGGGACACCCATAGACCATTCAAAATCTCCAATCATGTATAATTACAGTTTTCAAAAAGCGGGTTTGGATTATGCTTACCTAGCCTTCGACACACCTATCCAAAAAGTTGCAGATACTATCAAGGCAATCAAGACATTTAATCTTCGTGGTGCAAATGTAACTATGCCTTGTAAAAGTGAAGTTTTAAAACACATGGATGACCTTTCCCCTGCCGCTCGGATGATTGGCGCTGTTAACACTATCGTAAATGAAAACGGGAAACTAACTGGGCATATAACAGACGGCCTTGGTTTTATTGCAAATTTACGAGATGCTAGTGTAGATGTTGCCGGCAAAAAAATGACTATAATTGGAGCTGGTGGTGCGGCTACAGCAATCCAAGTCCAGTGTGCACTTGATGGGGCCAAGGAAATCACCATTTTTAATATTAAAGACGCTTTTTATGAGAAAGCGAAACAAACCGTTGCTTCTATTAAACAAGAAGTACCAAATTGCATCGTACATATTTATGATTTGAACGATACAGAAAAACTTAATGCGGAAATTGCCACTAGTGATATCCTTGTTAATGCAACACTTGTCGGCATGCACCCCAATGAACATGAAACACCTATTAACAATACATCTGTTTTTAGAAAAGAACTTATCGTCACAGATATTATTTACAATCCTAAAAAAACGCAACTTCTACTAGATGCGGAAGCTGCTGGTTGTAAAACGGTAGGCGGATTAGGGATGCTTTTGTGGCAAGGCGCTGAGGCATACAAATTGTTTACTGGTAAAGATATGCCAGTTTCAGAAGTAAGAGATTTATATTTTAACTAA
- a CDS encoding MFS transporter, which produces MNAKRFYPTAIALYFTYFIHGIGVSILGQYKQDFAGVWGADKLSDGTFDVSMVIAVIAALGLGRLLTLPISGPFSDKFGRKPSALIGVGLYAVYFIGLAFAPNMYIAYAFAFVGGAANSFLDTAVTPSVLEIFTKNGAIANMFTKFSISIGQFVLPFAIGMVAAANMSFRTLFVITMALIVIDGLIIAFMPFPPMNNNVGGEKVKPEKMKFNATSWAIIGIGFTCTSTFQLWLNCNQELGKLYGMADPSKIQSFYSLGTMCAILITAVLVKKFILPVRILILYPAIATLMLLIIYIVQTPTICLIGGFVIGYAAAGGVLQLAVSTANEFFPTNKGKITSIVMISSSLANYIVLNVASYITKAGGIEGPKYVLLFNVAITVIGILLAIFVNMRYKNESKIATK; this is translated from the coding sequence ATGAACGCAAAGAGATTTTATCCAACAGCAATAGCACTTTATTTTACTTATTTTATTCACGGTATTGGGGTATCCATTCTTGGCCAGTACAAACAAGATTTCGCCGGAGTATGGGGAGCAGATAAGCTTTCTGATGGCACATTTGATGTTAGTATGGTTATCGCGGTTATCGCTGCACTTGGCTTAGGACGCTTACTAACACTACCAATTTCTGGACCTTTTTCAGATAAATTTGGACGTAAACCTTCCGCATTAATCGGTGTTGGGTTATACGCAGTTTATTTCATCGGTCTAGCATTTGCACCAAATATGTATATCGCTTACGCTTTCGCTTTTGTCGGAGGAGCTGCGAACTCATTCTTAGACACAGCCGTAACACCATCTGTTCTAGAAATTTTCACAAAAAATGGCGCGATTGCCAACATGTTTACTAAATTCTCAATTTCTATCGGGCAATTCGTATTACCTTTTGCAATCGGTATGGTTGCGGCCGCAAATATGTCCTTCCGCACACTATTCGTTATTACAATGGCTTTAATCGTAATTGATGGTTTAATTATTGCGTTTATGCCGTTCCCTCCAATGAATAATAATGTGGGTGGCGAAAAAGTAAAACCAGAAAAAATGAAATTCAATGCAACTAGTTGGGCTATTATCGGTATTGGTTTCACTTGTACATCCACTTTCCAACTATGGCTAAACTGTAACCAAGAGCTTGGAAAATTATATGGCATGGCAGATCCAAGTAAAATTCAATCGTTCTATTCACTAGGAACTATGTGTGCGATTTTAATTACCGCTGTTCTCGTGAAAAAATTTATTTTGCCAGTTCGAATTCTGATTCTTTACCCGGCGATAGCCACATTGATGCTGCTAATTATTTACATCGTACAAACACCGACCATTTGCTTAATTGGTGGATTTGTTATCGGATACGCTGCAGCAGGTGGAGTTCTTCAACTAGCTGTATCGACTGCCAATGAATTTTTCCCAACGAACAAAGGGAAAATCACTTCGATTGTTATGATTTCTTCCAGCTTGGCAAACTACATCGTTTTAAATGTTGCTAGTTATATTACTAAAGCTGGTGGTATCGAAGGTCCGAAATATGTGTTATTATTCAATGTAGCGATAACTGTGATTGGTATCCTACTAGCAATCTTTGTCAACATGCGTTACAAAAATGAATCTAAAATTGCAACGAAATAA